A DNA window from Streptomyces bacillaris contains the following coding sequences:
- a CDS encoding C40 family peptidase, with protein MRKFWVFGGIGVGAVACFMALLLVGTYSAAAGLAGAGGGGAVALAKGAVPARYQSLVQKWGNLCPAINPALLAAQLYQESGWNPRAQSHAAAQGIAQFIPGTWATHGIDGNGDGKRDVWDPADAIPSAASYDCELAGYVKKVPGDPTNNMLAAYNAGAYAVIKYGGVPPYKETQNYVKIIRSLEKSFARPVGRVAPSRQAAGAIYFAQKKLGTPYLWGGNGTPEQQGRFDCSGLTQAAYRTVGIELPRVANDQYNAGPHPSRDELLPGDLVFFSDDLTNSRAIRHVGIYVGGGYMINAPFTGAVIRFDKIDTPDYFGATRVTKDGAAALPTDLPGDAP; from the coding sequence GTGCGGAAATTCTGGGTCTTCGGTGGCATCGGCGTGGGCGCGGTGGCGTGCTTCATGGCGCTGCTCCTCGTCGGTACGTACTCGGCCGCCGCCGGACTCGCCGGGGCGGGGGGCGGTGGGGCCGTCGCGCTCGCCAAGGGGGCCGTGCCGGCGCGGTACCAGTCGCTCGTGCAGAAGTGGGGCAACCTCTGCCCCGCCATCAACCCCGCCCTGCTGGCCGCGCAGCTGTACCAGGAGAGCGGCTGGAACCCGAGGGCGCAGAGTCATGCCGCCGCGCAGGGGATCGCCCAGTTCATCCCCGGCACCTGGGCCACGCACGGGATCGACGGCAACGGGGACGGCAAGCGGGACGTGTGGGACCCGGCCGACGCGATCCCCTCGGCCGCTTCGTACGACTGTGAGCTGGCCGGGTACGTCAAGAAGGTGCCGGGCGATCCGACCAACAACATGCTGGCCGCCTACAACGCCGGCGCCTACGCGGTCATCAAGTACGGTGGCGTGCCGCCCTACAAGGAGACGCAGAACTACGTCAAGATCATCCGGTCGCTGGAGAAGAGCTTCGCCCGGCCCGTCGGCCGCGTCGCCCCCTCCCGGCAGGCGGCCGGGGCCATCTACTTCGCGCAGAAGAAGCTCGGCACCCCGTATCTCTGGGGCGGCAACGGGACGCCCGAGCAGCAGGGGCGGTTCGACTGCTCGGGGCTGACCCAGGCCGCGTACCGGACCGTGGGCATCGAGCTGCCGCGCGTCGCCAACGACCAGTACAACGCCGGGCCCCACCCCTCGCGGGACGAGCTGCTCCCGGGGGATCTGGTGTTCTTCTCGGACGACCTCACCAACTCGCGCGCCATCCGGCATGTCGGGATCTACGTCGGGGGCGGCTATATGATCAATGCCCCCTTCACGGGAGCGGTCATCCGGTTCGACAAGATCGATACGCCTGACTACTTCGGTGCGACGCGGGTCACCAAGGACGGTGCCGCCGCTCTGCCGACCGATCTTCCCGGGGATGCTCCGTAA
- a CDS encoding alpha/beta hydrolase, translating to MALTWAQLREVKCGELEEAAEGWGRVSNRADAARDRIDTRIVNGLGRTQKGEAARAAVGRLRRLSENFQYVYTECGLLRTTLNSLAHELKAQQRVLQGALDDAAALKFTVHPDGSVTYPSAGEGLVDGKPLAGGRASGVPNPGLAGPSGLVAPNPNAAPAQDIADRVARAVRTAADVDWRYARILRALKAEGGLGVGTATWTDAAGDAAAVREAANGYLERGIPTDASPAERKAWWAGLTDGQREEYLAVYPDLIGNLDGIPALVRDAANRDNLQLLMGELAGRDDADAVTKLAALREIDRQLRAVPKPGEPPMYLLGIGDEGNGRAIVSYGNPDTSRNVAAYVPGLNTSLDEEFAKGDLGRARDLAIASNRYGDTTAAITWLGYDAPQSPDGLGSLAVAGGGRAEEGGRSFSGFMGGLAATNEHADPHMTAIGHSYGSRTVGAATQREGGIPGVDDIVFVGSPGVGVDSADDLGVGRDHVFVGAASNDIVTKLPAKEQFAVGAAEMLVGGPAAAYFFGDLADPGDDDVWFGRDPASESFGARRFEVGDGPPLVGRGGVSVDAHSQYFDPVADKASVDNMALIAAGRSHMVRTEEPR from the coding sequence GTGGCGTTGACGTGGGCGCAGTTACGTGAGGTGAAGTGCGGAGAGTTGGAGGAGGCGGCCGAGGGGTGGGGCCGGGTCAGTAACCGTGCCGATGCCGCCCGGGACCGTATCGACACCCGGATCGTCAACGGCCTGGGTCGGACGCAGAAGGGTGAAGCGGCACGGGCGGCGGTCGGGCGGCTGCGGCGGCTGTCGGAGAACTTTCAGTACGTCTATACGGAGTGCGGGCTGCTCCGGACCACGCTGAACAGCCTGGCCCATGAGCTGAAGGCCCAGCAGCGGGTGCTCCAGGGGGCGCTCGACGACGCGGCGGCCCTGAAGTTCACAGTGCACCCGGACGGTTCGGTGACGTACCCGTCGGCGGGCGAGGGTCTGGTCGACGGGAAGCCGTTGGCGGGCGGCCGGGCGTCCGGGGTGCCCAACCCGGGCCTGGCCGGCCCCTCCGGGCTCGTCGCGCCCAACCCGAACGCCGCCCCGGCCCAGGACATCGCGGACCGGGTGGCCCGGGCCGTGCGGACGGCGGCCGACGTGGACTGGCGGTACGCGAGGATCCTCCGTGCGCTGAAGGCGGAGGGCGGCCTGGGCGTGGGGACGGCGACCTGGACGGATGCGGCGGGCGACGCGGCCGCGGTGCGGGAGGCGGCGAACGGGTACCTGGAACGGGGCATCCCGACGGACGCGTCCCCGGCCGAGCGCAAGGCGTGGTGGGCGGGGCTGACGGACGGACAGCGCGAGGAGTACCTCGCGGTGTACCCGGACCTCATCGGCAACCTGGACGGGATTCCGGCTCTGGTCCGGGACGCGGCGAACCGGGACAACCTCCAGCTGCTGATGGGGGAGCTGGCGGGGCGGGACGACGCGGACGCGGTGACGAAGCTGGCCGCGCTGCGGGAGATCGACCGGCAACTGCGGGCGGTGCCGAAGCCGGGGGAGCCGCCGATGTATCTGCTCGGCATCGGGGACGAGGGGAATGGGCGGGCGATCGTTTCGTACGGGAATCCGGATACGTCGAGGAATGTGGCTGCTTATGTTCCTGGGCTGAATACGTCGTTGGACGAGGAGTTCGCCAAGGGGGACCTCGGCCGGGCGCGTGACCTCGCCATTGCGTCGAATCGCTACGGCGATACCACTGCCGCCATCACCTGGCTCGGATACGACGCGCCGCAGTCACCGGACGGCCTGGGAAGTCTTGCTGTTGCGGGCGGCGGCAGGGCAGAGGAAGGCGGCCGTTCTTTCAGCGGTTTCATGGGCGGCCTCGCAGCGACCAACGAGCACGCGGACCCTCACATGACAGCCATCGGACACTCCTACGGTTCGCGGACTGTCGGCGCGGCAACGCAGAGGGAGGGCGGTATCCCTGGTGTGGACGACATCGTGTTCGTCGGGAGCCCTGGGGTCGGCGTCGACAGCGCTGATGACCTTGGAGTGGGCAGGGACCACGTCTTTGTGGGGGCGGCCTCCAATGACATCGTGACCAAGCTTCCTGCCAAGGAGCAGTTCGCTGTGGGAGCCGCTGAAATGCTGGTGGGTGGCCCCGCGGCCGCGTACTTCTTCGGCGACCTGGCCGACCCTGGGGACGATGACGTCTGGTTCGGTCGGGATCCCGCCAGCGAGTCGTTCGGGGCGAGGAGATTTGAGGTGGGGGATGGGCCACCTCTGGTCGGGAGGGGTGGGGTTTCGGTAGACGCACACTCTCAATATTTCGATCCTGTGGCCGATAAGGCTTCGGTGGACAACATGGCGCTGATCGCCGCAGGGCGGTCTCATATGGTCAGGACGGAAGAGCCGCGTTGA
- a CDS encoding phosphatase PAP2 family protein yields the protein MAGLELEGSNPDVSLLYDINGLAKAAPPWFDRVMEFVGEYGTMFGLVLVGLWCWWSMRKRGSVDDSVTTVAALVWAPLAAALSVVINIPIRGFVERPRPFNDHEGLEVLIHGKTDYSFVSDHSTLAMGLAVGIFVANRKFGFVALGLALFAGVSRIYMGVHYPTDVIGGFALGTAVALLLAPLAMALLTPLMAAISRSDRVGWIVRSKKADAAYAEECGDALGIPEPRPGTGRGNPGEKDLAA from the coding sequence ATGGCTGGACTCGAACTCGAAGGGTCGAACCCGGACGTCAGTCTGCTCTACGACATCAACGGGCTGGCGAAGGCCGCTCCCCCCTGGTTCGACCGGGTCATGGAGTTCGTCGGTGAGTACGGGACCATGTTCGGCCTCGTCCTGGTGGGCCTCTGGTGCTGGTGGAGCATGCGCAAGCGCGGGAGCGTCGACGACTCGGTGACGACCGTCGCCGCGCTCGTCTGGGCGCCGCTCGCCGCCGCGCTGTCCGTCGTGATCAACATCCCGATCCGCGGCTTCGTCGAACGACCACGTCCGTTCAACGACCACGAGGGACTGGAAGTCCTGATCCACGGCAAGACGGACTACTCCTTCGTCAGCGACCACTCCACCCTCGCCATGGGCCTCGCCGTCGGCATCTTCGTCGCCAACCGGAAGTTCGGCTTCGTCGCTCTCGGCCTCGCGCTCTTCGCGGGCGTCAGCCGCATCTACATGGGTGTCCACTACCCGACCGACGTCATCGGCGGCTTCGCCCTCGGCACGGCAGTCGCCCTGCTGCTGGCCCCCCTCGCCATGGCCCTGCTCACCCCGCTCATGGCGGCCATCTCCCGCTCCGACCGGGTCGGCTGGATCGTCCGGTCGAAGAAGGCGGACGCCGCGTACGCCGAGGAGTGCGGCGACGCCCTGGGCATCCCCGAGCCGCGGCCCGGCACCGGGCGGGGCAATCCGGGGGAGAAGGATCTCGCCGCCTGA